Proteins encoded by one window of Juglans regia cultivar Chandler chromosome 15, Walnut 2.0, whole genome shotgun sequence:
- the LOC109008886 gene encoding aminopeptidase M1-like, translating to MLPRRSYHQSLFAYREKPEEQSAPKFQSMEQFIGQPRLPKFAVPKRYHLRLKPDLTACKFDGSVSIYLDIVGHTHYIVLNAAELSVYPGSVSFTNQNVSKLLEPSAINLVEVDEILVLEFSETLPIGIGILSIMFEGTLSDKMKGFYKSTYEHNGEKKNMAVTQFEPADARRCFPCWDEPAFKATFKITLDVPSELVALSNMPIIEEKVDGHLKEVSYQESPLMSTYLVAVVVGFFDYVEDHTSDGVVVRVYCQVGKANQGKFALNVAVRTLEYYKEYFSVPYSLPKLDMVAIPDFAAGAMENYGLVTYRETALLYDDQHSAAANKQRVTIVVAHELAHQWFGNLVTMEWWTHLWLNEGFATWVSYLATDSLFPEWKIWTQFLDESTEGLRLDGLAESHPIEVEINHASEIDEIFDAISYRKGASVIRMLQSYLGAECFQRSLASYIERFACFNAMTEDLWAALEEGSGEPVNTLMNSWTKQKGYPVVSIRVKDQKLMFEQSQFLSSGSYGDGQWIVPITLCCGSYEVHKSFLLQTKSRTLHIEEFLSDKSDAVSAWIKLNVDQTGFYRVKYDDNLAARLRYAIENKYFTATDRFGILDDSFALCMARQQSLTSLLTLMGAYREELDYTVLSNLISISYKVARTVADAVPDLLDYINRFFIRLFLYSSDKLGWEPKQGESHLDAMLRGEILTALAMFGHDLTLNEASRRFHSFLDDRSTPLLPPDIRKAAYVAVMRRVSTFNRLGCESLLRVYRETDLSQEKMRILSSLASSPDPSIILEVLNFLLSSEVRSQDAVFGLTVSREGREMAWKWLKDNWEHISQTWGSGFLLTRFVSAIVSPFASFEKAKEIEEFFASRNKPTIARTLKQSIERVEINANWVESVQNEEHLADVVMELAHR from the exons ATGCTCCCTCGTCGCTCCTACCATCAGTCTCTCTTTGCTTATAGAGAAAAACCAGAGGAACAGAGTGCGCCGAAATTCCAAAGTATGGAGCAGTTCATTGGCCAACCTCGGCTCCCGAAATTCGCTGTCCCGAAACGCTACCACTTACGACTCAAACCGGACCTCACCGCCTGCAAATTCGACGGCTCCGTCTCCATCTACCTTGACATCGTCGGCCATACCCACTACATCGTCCTCAATGCCGCCGAACTTTCCGTCTATCCCGGCTCCGTGTCGTTCACCAACCAAAACGTTTCCAAG CTGTTGGAGCCTTCAGCAATTAATTTGGTTGAAGTCGACGAGATTTTGGTTTTGGAGTTCTCTGAGACCCTCCCGATTGGGATCGGGATTTTGAGTATCATGTTTGAAGGAACTTTGAGCGACAAAATGAAGGGGTTCTATAAAAG TACATATGAGCATAATGGCGAGAAGAAGAATATGGCTGTTACACAGTTTGAACCAGCTGATGCTAGGCGATGCTTTCCGTGCTGGGATGAACCTGCTTTCAAG GCTACATTCAAAATCACATTGGATGTGCCATCTGAACTGGTAGCACTTTCGAACATGCCaattattgaagaaaaagtGGATGGGCATCTGAAGGAAGTTTCATATCAAGAATCACCACTAATGTCTACCTATTTGGTGGCagttgttgttggttttttcGATTATGTGGAAGATCATACTTCTGATG GGGTCGTAGTTCGAGTATACTGTCAGGTTGGTAAGGCAAATCAAGGGAAATTTGCATTGAATGTTGCTGTCAGGACACTCGAATATTACAAAGA ATACTTTTCTGTACCTTACTCTCTTCCTAAATTGGATATGGTTGCAATCCCTGACTTTGCTGCTGGGGCAATGGAGAATTATGGTTTAGTTACATACCGAGAAACAGCTTTGCTCTACGATGATCAGCATTCTGCAGCTGCCAATAAGCAGAGG GTCACAATTGTTGTAGCCCATGAACTGGCACACCAGTGGTTTGGCAATCTTGTAACGATGGAATGGTGGACTCATTTGTGGCTGAATGAGGGGTTCGCGACATGg GTTAGCTATTTAGCAACTGATAGCTTGTTCCCAGAATGGAAAATATGGACTCAGTTTCTTGATGAATCGACTGAAGGCCTTAGGTTGGATGGGCTTGCAGAATCCCATCCCATTGAG GTGGAGATAAATCATGCTAGTGAGATAGATGAAATTTTTGATGCAATAAGTTACAGAAAAGGTGCATCTGTTATTCGGATGCTGCAAAGCTATCTTGGCGCTGAATGCTTCCAG AGGTCGCTTGCTTCATATATAGAAAGATTTGCATGCTTCAATGCAATGACAGAAGATTTGTGGGCTGCCCTTGAGGAGGGATCTGGTGAGCCTGTTAACACGTTAATGAATTCATGGACAAAGCAAAAAGGATACCCAGTTGTCTCTATCAGAGTCAAAGATCAGAAATTGATGTTTGAGCAG TCTCAATTTTTGTCAAGTGGCTCCTATGGGGATGGACAATGGATTGTCCCAATAACATTGTGCTGTGGCTCATACGAAGTGCACAAGAGTTTTCTACTACAAACAAAGTCTAGAACTCTTCATATCGAGGAATTCTTGAGTGATAAAAGTGATGCAGTCTCAGCTTGGATAAAACTTAATGTGGATCAGACTGGTTTCTATAGGGTGAAATATGATGATAACCTTGCGGCTAGACTCAGATATGCAATAGAGAACAAATACTTCACTGCAACAGACAGATTTG GCATTCTGGATGATTCATTTGCCCTTTGTATGGCTCGCCAGCAATCTTTGACCTCGTTGCTTACCTTGATGGGTGCTTACAGGGAGGAACTTGATTATACAGTGCTGTCTAATTTGATTAGC ATAAGTTATAAGGTTGCAAGAACTGTGGCTGATGCAGTCCCTGACTTACTGGACTACATTAATCGATTTTTTATTCGCCTTTTCCTCTATTCTTCAGA TAAGCTTGGTTGGGAGCCTAAGCAAGGCGAGAGCCATCTAGATGCAATGTTGAGAGGAGAGATTTTGACTGCCCTTGCTATGTTTGGACATGATCTGACACTAAATGAAGCAAGTAGGCGTTTTCATTCATTCCTAGATGATAGAAGTACGCCACTCCTCCCTCCTGACATAAGAAAG GCAGCATATGTGGCTGTTATGCGAAGAGTCAGCACCTTTAACAGATTGGGTTGCGAATCTCTTCTCAGAGTGTACCGGGAGACTGATTTGAGCCAGGAGAAAATGCGCATTCTAA GTTCATTGGCATCTTCTCCAGATCCCAGCATAATTCTTGAAGTTCTCAACTTTTTGTTGTCTTCTGAG GTTCGTAGCCAAGATGCTGTTTTTGGACTCACTGTTAGTAGGGAAGGACGTGAAATGGCTTGGAAGTGGCTGAAG GATAACTGGGAGCATATTTCCCAAACCTGGGGTTCCGGATTTCTACTAACTCGTTTTGTCAGTGCTATTGTCTCACCA TTTGCTTCATTTGAGAAGGCCAAAGAAATAGAGGAGTTTTTTGCAAGCCGAAATAAGCCGACAATTGCTAGAACTTTGAAGCAGAGCATTGAAAGAGTTGAGATTAATGCAAATTGGGTGGAGAGTGTTCAGAATGAGGAACATCTGGCTGATGTTGTGATGGAACTGGCGCACAGGTAG
- the LOC109008885 gene encoding protein phosphatase 2C 50-like: MEEMSPAVAVPFRVGNSVCDNPPIATHLDVTRLKLMADKKGGLLSDSVTKASAETVPGGDGDCNFGDLGNEVSIAAAMALKEDSLVAIVSEKGSIWVAAADDVTATESVEDDSLSLEGDQILDISCSFSVGSESSSLCGEDIMSLEASDMITLSSINIEKSLYGCGVDVVAKAADSEEPTDGTEIVSDPVAVIVDGSDPNPKPSGVVLQLPLERRASGTSGRSVFEVDYVPLWGVISMCGRRPEMEDAVAAVPRFMKIPVQMLIGDRINDGMTNCLPHQTLHFFGVYDGHGGSQVANYCRDRIHVTLTEEIDFVKEGLIHGTAKANCQEQWKKAFTDCFLKVDDEVGGKASLEPVAPETVGSTAVVAVICSSHIIVANCGDSRAVLCRGKEPVALTVDHKPNREDEYARIEAAGGKVIQWNGHRVFGVLAMSRSIGDRYLKPWIIPEPEVMFLPRAKDDECLILASDGLWDVMTNEEVCDLARKRILMWHKKNGVALPTIRGEGIDPAAQAAAELLSSRAIQKGSKDNISVIVVDLKAQRKFKSKT; this comes from the exons ATGGAGGAGATGTCTCCGGCGGTCGCGGTACCATTTAGAGTAGGTAACTCGGTCTGTGATAACCCACCCATCGCTACCCACTTAGACGTCACTAGACTTAAGCTAATGGCGGACAAAAAAGGGGGTTTGCTATCTGATTCTGTAACTAAGGCTTCCGCTGAGACGGTTCCCGGTGGTGATGGGGATTGCAATTTTGGTGATTTGGGAAATGAAGTTAGTATTGCAGCTGCTATGGCGTTGAAAGAGGATTCCTTGGTGGCTATCGTATCTGAAAAAGGAAGTATTTGGGTTGCTGCTGCTGATGACGTTACAGCCACGGaaagtgtggaagatgattccttatCATTGGAGGGTGATCAGATTCTAGATATCTCTTGTTCTTTTTCGGTGGGGAGTGAGAGCAGTAGTTTGTGTGGAGAGGACATCATGAGTCTCGAGGCTTCTGATATGATAACGCTGAGCTCCATAAACATTGAGAAGAGCTTATACGGATGCGGCGTTGATGTTGTTGCCAAGGCCGCTGATTCAGAGGAACCAACTGATGGGACAGAGATAGTGAGTGATCCTGTTGCTGTGATTGTTGATGGGTCGGATCCGAATCCGAAACCATCTGGAGTTGTTCTTCAGTTGCCTCTGGAAAGAAGGGCGAGTGGAACATCAGGCCGCAGTGTTTTTGAGGTGGATTATGTGCCTCTTTGGGGAGTTATATCTATGTGCGGAAGAAGACCTGAGATGGAAGATGCAGTTGCTGCTGTACCTCGTTTTATGAAGATTCCTGTTCAAATGTTAATTGGCGACAGGATAAATGATGGCATGACTAATTGCTTACCTCATCAGACTCTTCATTTCTTTGGAGTCTATGATGGCCATGGAGGCTCTCAG GTTGCAAACTATTGTCGTGATCGTATCCATGTGACTTTGACCGAGGAGATAGATTTTGTTAAGGAAGGGTTAATTCATGGAACTGCGAAGGCAAACTGCCAAGAGCAGTGGAAGAAAGCATTCACGGATTGTTTTCTTAAGGTTGACGATGAAGTTGGAGGAAAAGCTAGTCTTGAGCCTGTTGCTCCAGAAACTGTTGGTTCTACTGCCGTGGTTGCAGTTATTTGTTCATCACATATCATTGTAGCAAACTGCGGAGACTCAAGAGCAGTTTTATGTCGTGGGAAAGAACCGGTGGCATTGACTGTTGATCACAAA CCAAATCGAGAGGATGAATATGCAAGAATTGAGGCAGCTGGAGGCAAGGTTATACAGTGGAACGGGCATCGTGTTTTTGGAGTTCTTGCAATGTCAAGGTCAATTG GTGACAGATATTTGAAACCATGGATAATTCCGGAACCGGAAGTGATGTTTCTTCCACGGGCAAAAGATGATGAATGCCTTATTTTAGCTAGCGATGGGCTGTGGGATGTCATGACAAATGAAGAGGTGTGCGATCTGGCTAGGAAAAGAATACTTATGTGGCACAAGAAGAATGGGGTTGCACTTCCAACTATAAGGGGTGAAGGGATTGATCCCGCAGCTCAAGCAGCAGCAGAATTGCTCTCAAGCCGTGCTATTCAAAAGGGAAGCAAGGACAACATTAGTGTGATCGTAGTAGATTTGAAAGCTCAAAGGAAGTTCAAAAGCAAAACATGA
- the LOC109008884 gene encoding RNA-binding protein 1-like isoform X1 codes for MADPYYRYSAAADRASVPRPSFPDYLSSEAPPLGSHPLLGSTVMIGASPGFMHNNINPLQPSAYRFDGISGFGSSPDPGLGGVTAGASIRHYPSPLENLNQRRDVGPGISPDVLDMSNEIPNSSKKADGLPVSAREPNFLFVDKLPTDCTRREVGHLFRPFIGYKDVKVVHREARRSGDKARVLCFVEFVDSRCARIAMEALQGYRFDDKKPESPALKIQFAHFPFRPPSEPSDHDEKQSGS; via the exons ATGGCGGATCCCTACTACAGATACAGTGCCGCTGCAGACAGAG CCAGTGTTCCGAGGCCCAGCTTTCCCGACTACTTGTCATCTGAAGCACCGCCATTGGGATCTCATCCTTTATTGGGCTCTACAGTTATGATTGGTGCTTCTCCTGGTTTCATGCATAATAAT ATAAATCCATTGCAACCAAGTGCATATCGCTTTGATGGCATTTCAGGTTTTGGATCTTCTCCAGATCCTGGTCTTGGTGGTGTAACAGCAGGGGCTAGCATTAGGCACTATCCATCTCCTCTTGAGAATCTAAACCAAAGACGGGATGTTGGGCCAGGAATTAGTCCTGATGTTCTTGACATGAGCAATGAAATACCGAACTCTTCGAAAAAAGCCGATGGTCTCCCAGTTTCAGCTAGGGAACCAAACTTTCTGTTTGTTGATAAACTCCCAACTGACTGTACCAGAAGAGAAGTGGGCC atctTTTCCGTCCATTTATTGGCTATAAAGATGTTAAAGTTGTGCACAGGGAGGCCAGACGG AGTGGAGATAAGGCTAGGGTTTTGTgctttgtggagttcgttgatTCTAGGTGTGCTCGGATTGCTATGGAAGCTCTTCAAG GTTACAGGTTTGATGACAAGAAACCTGAGTCCCCTGCCTTGAAGATCCAATTTGCACATTTTCCATTCCGTCCACCATCTGAACCATCTGATCACGATGAGAAACAAAGTGGGTCCTAG
- the LOC109008884 gene encoding RNA-binding protein 1-like isoform X2: MHPETSVEKSTACVPRPSFPDYLSSEAPPLGSHPLLGSTVMIGASPGFMHNNINPLQPSAYRFDGISGFGSSPDPGLGGVTAGASIRHYPSPLENLNQRRDVGPGISPDVLDMSNEIPNSSKKADGLPVSAREPNFLFVDKLPTDCTRREVGHLFRPFIGYKDVKVVHREARRSGDKARVLCFVEFVDSRCARIAMEALQGYRFDDKKPESPALKIQFAHFPFRPPSEPSDHDEKQSGS; this comes from the exons atgcacCCAGAAACAAGTGTAGAAAAGAGCACTGCATG TGTTCCGAGGCCCAGCTTTCCCGACTACTTGTCATCTGAAGCACCGCCATTGGGATCTCATCCTTTATTGGGCTCTACAGTTATGATTGGTGCTTCTCCTGGTTTCATGCATAATAAT ATAAATCCATTGCAACCAAGTGCATATCGCTTTGATGGCATTTCAGGTTTTGGATCTTCTCCAGATCCTGGTCTTGGTGGTGTAACAGCAGGGGCTAGCATTAGGCACTATCCATCTCCTCTTGAGAATCTAAACCAAAGACGGGATGTTGGGCCAGGAATTAGTCCTGATGTTCTTGACATGAGCAATGAAATACCGAACTCTTCGAAAAAAGCCGATGGTCTCCCAGTTTCAGCTAGGGAACCAAACTTTCTGTTTGTTGATAAACTCCCAACTGACTGTACCAGAAGAGAAGTGGGCC atctTTTCCGTCCATTTATTGGCTATAAAGATGTTAAAGTTGTGCACAGGGAGGCCAGACGG AGTGGAGATAAGGCTAGGGTTTTGTgctttgtggagttcgttgatTCTAGGTGTGCTCGGATTGCTATGGAAGCTCTTCAAG GTTACAGGTTTGATGACAAGAAACCTGAGTCCCCTGCCTTGAAGATCCAATTTGCACATTTTCCATTCCGTCCACCATCTGAACCATCTGATCACGATGAGAAACAAAGTGGGTCCTAG
- the LOC109008884 gene encoding RNA-binding protein 1-like isoform X3: protein MIGASPGFMHNNINPLQPSAYRFDGISGFGSSPDPGLGGVTAGASIRHYPSPLENLNQRRDVGPGISPDVLDMSNEIPNSSKKADGLPVSAREPNFLFVDKLPTDCTRREVGHLFRPFIGYKDVKVVHREARRSGDKARVLCFVEFVDSRCARIAMEALQGYRFDDKKPESPALKIQFAHFPFRPPSEPSDHDEKQSGS from the exons ATGATTGGTGCTTCTCCTGGTTTCATGCATAATAAT ATAAATCCATTGCAACCAAGTGCATATCGCTTTGATGGCATTTCAGGTTTTGGATCTTCTCCAGATCCTGGTCTTGGTGGTGTAACAGCAGGGGCTAGCATTAGGCACTATCCATCTCCTCTTGAGAATCTAAACCAAAGACGGGATGTTGGGCCAGGAATTAGTCCTGATGTTCTTGACATGAGCAATGAAATACCGAACTCTTCGAAAAAAGCCGATGGTCTCCCAGTTTCAGCTAGGGAACCAAACTTTCTGTTTGTTGATAAACTCCCAACTGACTGTACCAGAAGAGAAGTGGGCC atctTTTCCGTCCATTTATTGGCTATAAAGATGTTAAAGTTGTGCACAGGGAGGCCAGACGG AGTGGAGATAAGGCTAGGGTTTTGTgctttgtggagttcgttgatTCTAGGTGTGCTCGGATTGCTATGGAAGCTCTTCAAG GTTACAGGTTTGATGACAAGAAACCTGAGTCCCCTGCCTTGAAGATCCAATTTGCACATTTTCCATTCCGTCCACCATCTGAACCATCTGATCACGATGAGAAACAAAGTGGGTCCTAG
- the LOC109008883 gene encoding protein ALP1-like — protein MNDSDKDISNGNTKKRQRRDKEGDGDGHAEKEADRKKGFKGILTSFLLLEEQEKQDHEESERASKEERLFFESNNKNKTEAMVEYYSNVQDYYVQADELEQTKGSKSRLMAGTVAAAAAAASASDGFEKIGKIDKRGSNSGGGVGGAAGHHRRLWVKDRSKAWWDECNSPDYPEEEFKKAFRMGRATFDLICEELNSVIAKEDTTLRNAIPVAQRVAVCLWRLATGDPLRLVSKRFGLGISTCHKLVLEVCSAIRTVLMPKYLLWPDENPLRKIKEEFESISGIPNVVGSLYTTHIPIIAPKISVAAYFNKRHTERNQKTSYSITVQGVVNPRGVFTDVCIGWPGSMPDDQVLEKSALYQRANGGLLKGVWIVGGSGYPLLDWVLVPYTHPNLTWPQNAFNEKIGEIQRVAKEAFGRLKGRWSCLQKRTEVKLQDLPVVLGACCVLHNICELRNEEMDPELRFELVDDEMVPEAPLRPLSTMKDRDAIAHNILHHGIGGTRFV, from the coding sequence ATGAATGATTCTGATAAGGATATCAGCAACGGCAACACCAAGAAGCGGCAGAGAAGAGATAAAGAAGGTGATGGGGATGGTCACGCCGAGAAGGAGGCCGACAGGAAGAAAGGGTTTAAGGGTATTCTGACTTCCTTCTTGTTGttggaagaacaagaaaagCAGGACCATGAAGAGTCCGAGAGGGCCTCGAAGGAAGAGAGGTTGTTCTTCGAGTCaaataacaagaataaaacGGAAGCCATGGTGGAGTACTACTCCAATGTCCAAGATTATTACGTCCAAGCCGACGAACTAGAACAGACAAAGGGAAGCAAGTCCCGGCTCATGGCCGGAACTGTGGCCGCGGCCGCGGCCGCGGCCTCGGCCTCTGATGGGTTCGAAAAGATTGGTAAAATAGATAAGCGTGGAAGCAACAGCGGTGGTGGTGTTGGCGGAGCCGCCGGCCACCATCGGAGGTTATGGGTGAAGGACAGATCGAAAGCGTGGTGGGACGAGTGTAACAGCCCGGATTATCCCGAGGAAGAATTCAAGAAGGCTTTCAGAATGGGGAGGGCCACGTTTGATCTGATATGCGAGGAACTCAATTCTGTTATTGCCAAAGAAGATACTACTCTTCGAAATGCGATTCCCGTTGCCCAAAGGGTCGCCGTTTGTTTATGGAGATTGGCCACCGGTGACCCGCTTCGACTCGTCTCCAAACGCTTCGGCCTTGGCATATCCACTTGCCACAAGTTGGTCCTGGAAGTCTGTTCCGCTATTCGGACCGTGCTAATGCCCAAATACTTACTGTGGCCGGACGAGAACCCGTTGAGGAAGATCAAAGAAGAATTCGAATCCATTTCGGGGATACCCAATGTGGTCGGGTCTCTGTATACGACTCACATACCGATTATTGCGCCCAAGATCAGTGTGGCGGCCTATTTCAACAAGCGGCACACGGAACGGAACCAGAAAACCTCGTATTCGATCACGGTTCAAGGTGTAGTGAACCCCAGAGGGGTATTTACCGATGTGTGCATTGGTTGGCCTGGTTCCATGCCCGATGATCAGGTGCTAGAGAAGTCTGCTCTTTACCAGAGAGCCAATGGTGGACTTTTGAAGGGCGTGTGGATTGTTGGGGGTTCTGGGTACCCTTTACTGGATTGGGTTCTGGTGCCATACACGCATCCCAATCTGACTTGGCCTCAGAATGCATTCAATGAGAAGATTGGGGAGATTCAAAGGGTTGCAAAAGAAGCATTTGGGAGATTGAAAGGCAGGTGGAGTTGCTTGCAGAAGAGAACCGAGGTCAAACTCCAAGACTTGCCTGTGGTACTTGGTGCCTGCTGTGTGTTGCACAATATCTGTGAGCTGAGGAATGAAGAAATGGATCCGGAGCTGAGGTTTGAGCTTGTTGACGATGAGATGGTCCCCGAGGCTCCTTTGAGACCGTTAAGCACCATGAAGGATAGGGATGCCATTGCTCATAATATTTTGCACCATGGAATTGGAGGCACTCGTTTTGTGTAG